The nucleotide sequence TTCCTTTCCGGAAGATACATTCTGGCCTGCGCAGAACAAGATGCTATCCACCTTTGCGGGCGAGGGCGTGCATTTTGCCAACGTTCACATCGACCGGCATTTCCCCCGCGACAACGCCCCGACCCGTAAGCCAGGCATCGGTATGCTGACGAAATATTTTTCGGAAGCCTACGACCTCGCCAACAGTTACGTTATCGGCGACCGCCTGACCGATGTGCAGCTGGCCGTAAACCTTGGGGCTAAAGCTATTCTGTTTTTACCCCCCAATGGCCTGTCTGCTGTTCAGATGGCCGATGTCACCGGCCTGACGCCTGAAATGGAGAACGCTATCGCCTTCAAAACCGACGACTGGGACAAAATCGCGGAGTTTCTCCGGCTGCCCGCCCGTACCGCTATGGTAGAACGGAATACGAAAGAAACGCAGATTCGCGTTGATCTTAACCTCGACGGTCGCGGCCGGGCCGACATTCAGACGGGTCTGGGCTTTTTCGACCATATGCTCGACCAGGTTGCCAAACACTCAGGCGCCGACCTGACCATTCGCGTACAGGGCGATCTGCATATTGATGAGCACCACACCATTGAGGACACGGCGCTGGCACTGGGTGAAGCTTACCGGCGCGCACTGGGCGAGAAGCGGGGCATCAGCCGGTACGGATTTTTGCTGCCGATGGATGAGGCTCTGGCGCAGGTAGCCATTGACTTTTCGGGACGGCCCTGGCTCGTCTGGAATGCTGAATTCCGGCGCGAAAAAATCGGTGATATGCCCACTGAAATGTTCTTTCACTTCTTTAAATCGTTTTCCGATACCGCCCTCTGCAACCTGAATATCAACGTAGAAGGCGATAACGAGCACCACAAAATCGAAGCTATCTTTAAAGCGTTCGCCAAATCTATAAAGATGGCCGTCCGGCGCGACGTTAAGGAACTCGACAACCTGCCCAGCACGAAAGGCGTTTTATAAATAGAACCGGCTGACAAACCGACGCTGACTGTTTGAGTCTGAGGTTTTCCATTGTACTTTTGCACCCGAATTCAACTGAATACCAACATGGATTTATCGACCCCATTAACGCTTCTGTTCTACGTTGTTCTGCTGACAGCTTCTTTCATGACCGGCAGATGGCTGGAGCGTAAAGACCGGAAGTATTAATTTAACTGCCAGTCTTCGGCAGGCAGTCAGGAATAGCATTCAGGATTTGCCTGCTGAAGACTGCTCACTTCCTGCCGAAGATTATGCTTTCTGCCTTTACCCGCTGGTTGTTCAATGTCGCCGGATGGCGGGTGGTTGGGAATGTACCTAACTCCCCGAAAGGCATCTGGACGGTTGCCCCCCATACAACTAACTGGGACTTTATGGTCGGCTTAGGCGTTCGTCCGACCATTCATATCTGGATTCAATACCTCGCCAAAAGTTCACTGTTCACCTGGTATGCTGGCTGGTTTTTCCGGCTGTTAGGCGGCAAACCCGTGTACCGCAATAAGTCGCACAACCTGGTAGACGCGATTGTGAACGTATTCAACCAGAACGAACGGCTTCATATCTGCATTACCCCCGAAGGCACCCGCAGCAACGTTTCCAAGCTGAAAACAGGCTTTTACTACATTGCCCTCAAAGCCGCCGTCCCCATTATTCCGGTCGGCTTCGACTGGCCCCGGAAACTCGTCATCCTTGGTGGACCCATTTACGTCACCGGCAACTACCAGAAAGACATGGTCCCCTTCTACGCATTTTTCTCCCAGGTGCAGGGCGTAAAAAAAGACTGGCTGCGGAACTGGGAGGAGACCGGCGTGATTCAGGAAGCGTCGCCCCAGCGATAGAATTATTTATACCATACAGATTAACTGTCGGTTATTGCCTTAATAATCATTAATTTACTGTGGCCTGACCCTAAATGACTGGCAAGATAGAGTCGTAATTATCGAATAGATATACTTAAATTCTGAATCAATATGGTATTAGTGATTCTACAAGTAAGTTTATGTATACTGATTTCCTCTCCTGATCAAGTACCCCCACAGGATTCGGTAGTTGTTAAAAAGCTAATACCCAGGTTTAAGGATAATATGCCCATCTGGAAAGGTAGCGGAACGCCGAAACAAATGCCGGGTCCAAAATATTACCTTCTGCCATCGACCGATACGGTCAAGGTGGATAAAACCAAACGTTTTGAAGTAAAATAAGGCGGTTCTGAACAGCCTCAGACGTTTGTAAGCCGGGTTAATTCAACCATTCGTTTTCCGGCTCGCTGGGAAGCGCCCGGCTCTCCCATTTTTTGTTGTACCTCGGCGTACCCCGCCAGTTGCGCAGCTCGCCATGGGCCTTCTGACAGCACGGCCTGCAGCTCGGTAGCAATCTGGTCAGGCGTCAGATCGCTCTGAATTAACTCTTTGACGACTTCCCGGCCCGCAATCAGGTTAACAAGCGAGATAAACGGCACGGCAATGAGATTTTTGGCGATAGCGTAGGAAATTGTAGTCGTTTTATAACAGACCACCTGTGGAATATTCAGCAGCGCCGTTTCGAGTGTAGCTGTACCGGAGGTAACGAGTGCAGCCGTTGCTACATGCAGCAGATCATAAGCCGCATCAGTTACCCGCCGGACATGCGGGTAAGCTGCTAACAGATTCGTATATAACTCGTCCGGCAGATTACTGACGGTCCCCACCACAAACTGACTTTCGGGAAACTGACGGGTGGCCGCCAGCATAGCCGGTAAGATGCTGGTTATTTCCTGACGACGGCTGCCGGGCAGCAGCGCAATGACAGGCCGGTTGTCCAGACCGGCTTTCTTCCGAAACGCAGGATCGGGCCGAAAGTCGGCCAGCGCGTCGAGGAGCGGATTTCCGATGTATTCAACGTTGTAGTCGTATTTGGCAAAGAACTCTGTTTCGAAGGGCAGAATTGTAAATAGCCGATCCACACTGGCTTTGATCTTCAATGCCCGACGCTGGTTCCAGGCCCATACCTTAGGCGAAATGTAATAAAAGACCCGAATGCCGTGGCGTTTGGCGAACCGGGCCATGCGCAGATTAAACCCTGCGTAATCAATCAGAATCAGCGCATCGGGGCGATTGGCCAGTAAATCTGCCTGGCATTCGCGCATGATCCGACGGATAGTACCCAGGTTTTTAACGACCTCCAGAAATCCCATGAAGGCCATTTCGCGGTAATGGCGTCTAAGCGTAGCACCAGCGGCTTCCATCTGCTCCCCGCCATACCCGCGGCATTGCGCAGCCGGATCATACTGACGAATGGCCCGGATGAGATTTGCGCCGTGAAGGTCGCCGGAGCGTTCGCCGGCAATTAGGTAATACGTCATCAAGAGGTCATTACGTGTCAAGGGTCATCATTAATTGCCGCGACCAGGAATGATGGCTCATGACAATTAATGACCTGCAATGACTACTCGCCGAAATAATCAACAAAGTTTTTCGGCGTTTCGTAAAGCCGAATCTGGTGCAGATGCGCTTCGGTTACTGGTTCGAGCGCGCGTTCGAGAATTTTCCAGATCTCCATGATGAAAATTTCACAACTGGCCATTTTGCCCTTCATGAAGTCAACATCGAGGTTCAGATTTTTATGATCCACTTTTTCAATGACTTCACGTTTAATGATGTCACCAAGCAGCTTAAGATCAATTACAAAACCCGTGTCGGGGTCCGGTTCTCCCTTTACGGTTACGATCAGTTCAAAGTTATGGCCGTGCCAGTTAATGTTAGCGCAGGGGCCGAAAACCTCCCGGTTACGCTCTTCCGACCAGGCTGGATTATAGAGCCGGTGGGCCGCGTTAAAATGCTCAATTCGATTAATATAGACCATTTGTCTGGTTTAGATAGGGCGGTTGCCAGAAACGCCGATTGAAAAAAGTTTACAAAGGTACGAACTGTTCTGAGCGCATAAAAATGATTCTCATTGTTCAGAAGCAGCTACATAGTGCACCACATACCTATATTAAAAAAATACAAATTAATCACTAAATACACTATTCTAATATCCAACGATATTGCTGTATCTTTACAGCCAATTTGACTTTGCCGAGCCTGATTAATACCTCTTTATAGAACCTACACGTTTACAACTACCATCTTATGATTATCGTTACGGGGGCCGCTGGGTTTATTGGAAGTTGTTTAATCCGAAAGCTCAATCAGGAAAATTTCAATTTCATTATTGCCGTTGATGATTTTTCAGACCCGCGTAAAACAGCTAATCTGGTAGACAAACGAATTCAGGAACGGGTAGACCGGGAGGTGTTTTTTGACTGGCTCGACGCCAATTATCACGAAGTTGAGTTCATTTTTCACATCGGTGCCCGCACCGACACTACGGAGTTTAACTGGCAGATTTTTGAGCATCTGAACCTCGAATATTCCAAGCAGATCTGGAAGCGCTGCATTGAGTATCAGATTCCGCTTGTTTATGCTTCTTCGGCTGCTACCTATGGCCTGGGCGAGTTAGGGTACGACGATAACGAATCGCTGATTCCCCGGCTGAAGCCATTAAACCCCTACGGCGAATCCAAGAATGAGTTCGATATCTGGGCGCTGGAACAGGAACGTAAACCGTTTTTCTGGGCGGGTCTGAAGTTCTTTAATGTGTACGGCCCCAATGAGTACCACAAGGACCGGATGGCCTCGGTGATTTTCCACACCTATAATCAGATTTGCCAGACGGGCCGGATGAAATTGTTCCGGTCGCACAATCCCGATTTCAGGGATGGCGAGCAGATGCGGGATTTTGTGTACGTAAAAGACGTAATTGAGGTTTGTTCCTTTCTGATGCACCACCGGCGTAACTCCGGCATCTATAACCTCGGCAGTGGTAAAGCCCGTACCTTTCTCGATCTGGCCACGCTTACCTTCCAGGCTCTCGCCCGCGAACCAGAAATTGAGTTCGTCGATACCCCCGCCGACATCCGTGATAAATACCAGTACTTTACGCAGGCCAATATGGCTAAACTCCGCTCAATCGGCTACGATCGGCCGTTTGCCACGCTGGAAGAAGGCATTGCCGATTACGTGGGTAACTACCTGAGATACGGAAAATATTATTAAGATACCTCCGGAAGCGTGGGAGCCTATTCCCAGATTACTTCAATAACCTCTTTCTTTAGATCGACCGTCGTCTGCTTCTCACCATTTTCCCGGTGGAGGGTTAATTTACCATTGCTAACTTTAGCGGCTTCCTGCTGCAGCACGTGCGTGGCATCTTTCTTGTGAAAAACCGACACCACCGGTTCGTTGGTCGTTACGTACAGCGCGCATGTTTTGCCAGAAGCTTTCACCAGGCGGGCTGTATTCGGCAGTGGCTGGTTGCGGAGCAGGGCAATAGCCCGCGATGCCTGGGGCACCCCGTAGCCGATAAAATTATTGCCGTAGGGATAGAGATGCGACGATTTTTCGATAATCGCCATTAATTCCTTGTTGGTCAACTTCGGGTTCGCCTGCATCAGGCAGGCCGCAAACCCCGTAATGACCGGCGCCGACAGCGACGTACCATACAACGAGAAACACGAAACGTTCGGCTTCAGATAAGGTAACGTTTCCGGACCAATGCTGCTATAGCCAATGCGGTTCCAGAGTTTGGCGTTCGTAGCCCCAATAGCCAGCACGCCCTGCGCATCGGCCGGAGTACTAATGATCCGCCACGAACGGTCGTCGCCTTCGTTACCTGCCGAGACAATAATGAGCATTCCTTTCTTGTCGGCAGCAATCTGCGCAGCCCGACTGATCAGGCTCGTGTGCCCATCCATCTGCCGGGGTTCGTAGTTTTCCTTGGGGTTGCTGAATCCTTTTGCGTAGCCCAGCGACGTATTAATCAGCCGAACACCAAGGCTATCCATCCATTCCATAGCAGCCACCCAGTTATCTTCTTCACCCCGGTATTCGCGGTTGCCCTGATCGGTGCGGGCCAGGTAAAATTGAGCGTCAGTCGCTAAGCCGTACTGTAAATTTTCGGTTGGGTCATTGCCGGCAATGGCCGCCAGCACTTCTGTACCGTGAAAATCCGACATGGTTTCGAGGGTGCGGAACAACTTACCATGCGTTTTTTTGTCGTTAACGTAGTCCCGAACCTGCCGAACGCCCTCGCGCGCAAAAATGTGCTTGAGCGCATTGACGGAGTCAGCCCCGAAGAAGCCCGCATCAATAACGCCGATGGTAACGAACCGGCCCGTCAGACCCGCCTGCGTAAAATCCGGGGCCTGAATCTGAGTCATCACCGGGGCCAGTTGCGGGTTGGTGGGCAGATCAAGCGACGTAATGATGATAGCGGGATCAATCGCCTGAATTGACCTGACGAACGGCAAGGCCGCAACCCGGGCGTATTGTTCGGTCGTTAACCGGGCCGAAACGGCGTTCAGCCAGCGCGACTGGCAAACCGGCTGAATGCCTGCCTGCCGCAACTGATTCAGATACCACGCCGAAACAGGCTGGTCGGTGTCATCAACCGGCAGGCTCAGCAGCTGCCGGCTGGCCAGGGCGGCCGGCGACACTGCCGGAGCGGCTGTCTGATCCTTAGCATCTAGCAGAATCCAGTACTTCGGGCTTACCGCATCAGGCTGGGCCTCCCGGGGCTGCGCCTGCACGGAAAGCGAAAGCAGACAGCTAAACAGAATCAGACGAAGTAGCATAAGCAATCCCAAAGCGAGTTTGTCTCCTACCCAGGGAGACACGTAACCTAAACACGAAAACACCCAGAAACTGTTACAGCTTTTGAGTTTCTTTGCAAACTTATCAAAATAACCGACGGAACGCCCCGCTGTATGCGCTATCTCCCTATTGATAATCAGCTTTTCGTTCAGAATCGCCAACGGTTAGCAGCCCTGCTGAAGCCCAGATCGCTGGTTGTTCTCAACGCCAATGACATTATGCCAACCAACGCCGATGGGACGATGGCCTTTCGGCAAAACAACGATTTGTTCTACCTGACCGGCGTCGACCAGGAAGAAACCCGTCTCGTGCTGTTTCCCGATCACCCCGATCCCAAATTTCGGGAGGTGCTGTTCCTGCGTGAAACCAGCGAGCTGATTGAAATTTGGGAAGGTCATAAACTGACCAAAGCTGAAGCTGAGCAGACAACCGGCATGCCGCAGAAGCAGATCTACTGGACGAATCAGTTCGAGCAGATATTCGCGCAGATGATTTTTGAGGCCGAACACGTTTACCTCAATACCAACGAACATACCCGCGCGGGTGTTGAGGTACAGACCCGCGATGCCCGGTTCATTGACGAATTTAAACAGAAGTATCCACTGCACCGGCTGGAGCGGCTTGCTCCGCTTATGCATTATATGCGGGCAATCAAGAAACCGCAGGAAGTTCAGCTCATACAAACCGCTGTCGACATCACCGACAAGATGTTCCGGCGGCTGCTGGGCTTCATTAAACCGGGTGTGTGGGAATACGAGATTGAGGCCGAAATGATGCACGAGTTCATCCGCAATCGGTCGCGCGGAGCCGCCTATACGCCTATTATTGCATCGGGGGCGAACGCCTGCGTACTGCACTACATTAACAACAGTGCGCAATGTCAGGATGGCGATGTCATCCTGCTCGATCTGGGGGCTGAATATGCAAATTACAACGCGGATATGACCCGGTCGGTGCCGGTTAACGGCCGGTTCACCCAACGGCAGCGGGCAGTTTACGACGCTGTGCTGCGGGTTATGCAGGAAGCCAAACAAATGCTGCGGCCCGGCAATTTATGGGATGACTACCACCGTGAAGTAGGCACCGTTATGGAGAAAGAATTAATCGGCCTCGGCCTGCTCGATTCCAACGACGTAGCCAGTCAGGACCCAGACATGCCGCTCTACAAAAAATACTTTATGCACGGTACGTCGCATTTTCTGGGCCTCGATGTGCACGACGTGGGTAATAAATACCGAAAGATGGAACCGGGGATGGTTTTTACCGTCGAACCCGGAATTTATATACGCGAAGAAAAGCTCGGTATCCGTCTTGAAAACAACGTACTCATTACCGAGTCGGGTAACGCAGACCTGATGGCCAATATTCCCCTTGAGGCCGACGAGATTGAGGATTTAATGAACCGATAGGCAAGAGAGCTGGGTTTGTAATCGGAGCGGAATGTTTGCTAATCATAAACCCAGCTCTCTTTACTACTTTACCTCGACTTTCTTGGCTGTTTCGTGTTCGAGGGCAAAACTAAGACCGGAATAAATTCGTCGAATAGCCGTTTCGAGTCGTTCCCAACCCGATTCGGAATGAAGATCAATATCAATAATATGGTCACGCTGGCTACTGGTCAGCACCATGTAGGTCACCGCAGAAATCATCAGACTCATTATAGCAATCGGATCATATTCCGAGTAAGGCGCCAATTTATCAGCCAACTCCTTATAGGATTGGTCACGAAAGGCCGCCAGACGTCGCGCCAGTTCGGTTTCGCCGTGGGTCATTTCCCAGCGAATAAGCTCCTGCGAGGGTTTTCGAGCCCGGAACTCGCGCATGAACTGGATCGTGTAGTCGGACCAGACCTTGCTGCGATTCTCGACGGGCAGGTGATCCGGCACCGACTCCAGAAACTTCTCGTTGAACATCGACAGGAAAAACCCGCGCTGGACGTATGCTTCCAGCAGACCATTCCAACCACCGAAGTATCGGTAGATAAGCACTTTATTAACACCCGCCCGATCGGCAACGGCGTTAATTCCCGCTTTTTCAGTGCCTCGCTCAGCCATCACGTCGCCCATAGCCCGCAGAATGCGTTCCATGGTCATCTGGCGATTTCTACGCTTTACAACTTTCATACTGTTAATTGTTTAATTGTTAATTAGGCGTGTACTATTTGAATAAGGCTGTACGTCCGGATACGCTAACTCTACCTTACTTGGCGTATGGGTACAAATATGAGTATTACATATATTGTTACCAACTGGTAACGTCAGCGTTGCATAAGAAAATCGACAAAATGTTGTCTAACTGACCGGTCGCGTCCGACAACGTAGCTATGGAAGTCAGAGCAGCGAAAAAAGCGCCGGGCGAACCGGGAGTTACTCAAAACACCAGTGTAAACAGAATCAGAAATGCGACTGTATTCGCCGAAATGCACGTAAGGCTTAAATCAGGTTCAGTACAGATTAATCAGGCCTGTGGCTGGTTCAACCAATATAGAAGCTTTAAACCCAGCCAGTCAGTCTCTCTATTTCGTATAGATAAATATTCGGGCTGTTAGCATTGATGAACACGGCGCCGACAAATCAAAAGTACAGTACCAGCAAACTGGCAATCGTTTATTAATCAGCTAGATATAAATCAAATAGGCATATACGTCAGAAAGGTATATACATCCATGTAGAATGCCAAATCCCGTCAGCTTATATAAGCTGACGGGATGATGGATTAGCAGTTTTTTGACGAGAATTAAAGTGCTTTTTTAGATAACTATCAGACAGTGACTCAGCGCTCCGGGTAAGTAGCCAGCTGCCCCGATAAATCACGGATGGCGTCCTGTAACTGCGTTCGGCTAAGCATCATTTCCAGCTCAACCGGAAAATCAGGATAGCGGTGCCAGACCGGCGTTAACGCATGATCCAGCTGGATCTGTAAGCGATACTTGTCGTTAGGTAAGGCCGTGGCTTCCAGACTAAGCCCCGGTTCCGAAAACGTTAAGGCCACGTGATTAGCGGCCTTGCTCCAAAGTGACCGCAGCCCGCTGAGCAGCCGACCTACTTCCCAGGTCTGCAGCGGAGCGGCCTGAGAGTCATGCTGTTGCCGCCATATCGTTGAAACCTGACACAACAGATTATTACGCTCGCGCCAGTTAGTCGTTTTAGTACCGTATCCTAAAATCGAAAATTCGAAAGAACCGGAGGGAGATATAAATTTCATAACGTGCGCGATTTGTTAACCATCACTCTCTACATAACAAATATACTAAACGTTTGTTTGTTAGCCGATTAAATTCTGCTCTGAATCCGTAAAGAGCCGTTCGCAGCGTTATGAACCCAGCACAGGATGGCTTACTGACCAACTGACTTTCTCTATCTTTGCGGCTGAAACGCGAATTATAACCTATTAAATTTAGCTACATGGCAAACGTGCTCATTATTGGGGCAGGCGGGGTCGGCAGTGTAGTGGCACATAAATGTGCCATGAACAGCGAGGTCTTCACCAACATCATGCTGGCCAGCCGCACCAAATCGAAGTGCGATCGGATTGCGGCCGAAATTCAGCAGATGCATGGCGTAACTATTCAGACGGCTCAGGTAGACGCCGACGTAGTGGCCGAGATGGTTGCGCTGATCCGGTCGTTTAATCCGGTGCTGGTCATCAACGTAGCCCTCCCCTACCAGGACCTACCAATTATGGATGCGTGCCTGGAAGCCGGGGTACACTATATGGATACGGCTAATTACGAACCGAAAGACGTTGCCAAGTTTGAATATAGCTGGCAGTGGGCTTATAGGGAGCGGTTTGAGAAGGCCGGCCTGATGGCGCTGCTGGGCTGCGGATTCGATCCCGGCGCTACGCAGGTCTTTACGGCTTATGCCGCCAAGCACCATTTCGACCGGATGGATTACCTGGATATTGTTGACTGCAACGCGGGTAACCACGGCAAGGCATTCGCGACTAATTTCAACCCTGAAATTAATATCCGCGAGATAACCCAGCCCGGCCGCTACTGGGAAAATGGCGAATGGGTTGAGATTCCGGCCATGAGCATTCATAAACCGATCGAATACCCGGAAATCGGGGCGCGCGAATCCTATGTGCTATACCATGAAGAACTGGAGTCGCTGGTCAAGAACTTTCCTACGCTGAAACGGGCGCGCTTCTGGATGACCTTCGGCCAGGCTTATCTGACCCATCTGGAAGTTCTGCAGAACGTAGGCATGACGCGCATTGACCCGGTTAAATTCCAGGGCATGGATATTGTGCCGCTCGAATTTCTGAAGGCCGTTCTGCCCGCGCCCGATACGCTCGGGGAGAATTATACGGGTAAAACCAGCATCGGCTGCCAGATTAAAGGGGTAAAAGATGGTGCCGACCGGACGTACTTCATCTGGAACAACTGCGACCATGCCGAGACGTACAGAGAAGTACGTGGGCAGGCCGTTAGCTATACCACTGGCGTTCCGGCCATGATTGGTGCCATGCTGATGCTGAAAGGAATCTGGATGAAGCCCGGTGTCTGGAACTGCGAAGAACTCGATCCGGACCCCTTCATTGAGCAGATGAACAAGCAGGGGCTACCCGTTCAGGAGCGGGTTGACATTCCCTTGCCACATGAGTACCCAGTCTGATCAGTAGTAAAAACCAGAGGAAAAATCCCGTTGCAAAAGCAACGGGATTTTTCTTTATATTAGTCAACAAACCTCAACCGCCGAATGACTTTTATCCGCTTTTTTCTGCTGGCTGCGTCGTTCTGGCTTCCGCTGAATCTGGCGGCCCAAACCCGACGAGATTCCACCAAAGCCACGCCTGTCCGTCAGCTGAATCCCAATGACCGACGTAATGGTTACGAAACCTACCGGTCAACGAGTGAGATTGTTGGCTCGGGTCCCTATACGATGGTCAACACAATCGACCATCGGTATGAGGGACTGGTGGGAACGCCCTATTTTCTGCCGGACTGGAACAAGGGCCAGATTGAAATGGCGGCCGGCCAGAACTATAATGAGGTGCCGATTAAATTCGACGCTTTTCGCCAGCATTTGATCTTACTCCGCCCCTGGGCGGGCAACGATTCGATTATTGTTAATCCTGAGCAGGTAAAATCTTTCCAGCTTAAGGACGCAGCCGGTCAGACCTATTTGTTCCGACGAATACCGCTTGCCAAAACCGACGATGAGTATGTAAAAGAAGGCTATTTTCTGGTCCTGTACCAGGGCAAATCCGCCCTGCTGAAGCGGATAGCAAAGACTTTCAAACGGGCTGATTTCAAAGACCCCTACTCCAATAATATACGTTACGACTCGTTCAAGGAGACTTTTACGTATTACGTCCTTAAACCGGACCTGACGCTGACTAAGGTAAAGCTCACCAAAAAATCGCTGCTGGATGCGCTGAATGACAAGGGCGATGTGCTGAAGACGGCAGCCGAAACGCTTATCGTTAAGACCGAAGCCGATGCAATCACGTTGGTTCAGCAGTACGACCGTTTATGACTCCTCCCTTCTGTTCAGACAGCGATTGGCCTGCTTAATCAATTTGGTAAACTAAGCCTGCCTCTTAGGCTGAGGCCGGAAGGCTTTATGGAATGAACTGTTCATCAGCATCGTTTGAATACACCCAAACGCCGACTTCGTATGCTGACGTTCTCATTTGCCAAAGACCTCTACGCAGGTATCCGCTTACGCTTACTCATTACCTGTTTCGGGTTGATCGCTGGCCTGTTACTGGCAAGCGTACTAGCTGTCGCTCAACCCCGTATTCACAATCTCCGTTACGATCTGCCCGAAGAGGTTTTAACTGTTGTTGAAAAAGCACCTGAATTTCCCGGCGGCATGAAGGCTTTAGGAGCGTATCTGAAACAGACCATCCAGTATCCGGCCGAAGCCCGTAAAGCAGGATTCATAGGCCGGGTTTTCGTAGGGTTTATTGTGGAAGTCGATGGCAGACTAACCGATATTCAGTTACTGAAAGGAGTTGGCTTCGGCTGTGATGAGGAAGCCCTGCGGGTCGTCAGGGCCATGCCAGCCTGGAAGCCGGGTAGTCAGTCCGGGCGGTTCGTTCGCGTGCGGTGCAATCTGCCAGTGCATTTCGGTAGAGATTACCTCAGGCCCAAAGGGGATTAGTTTCATACCTTTGTGGTATGGATACGAGCTTACATGCCTACATAGATACAGTACCTTCGCCCTGCTTCGTCCTGGAAGAGGCCAAACTTCGCCGAAACCTCGAACGGATTGATTCCGTCCAGAAAGCAGCTGGCGTAACCATCATTCTCGCCCTGAAAGGCTTCTCCATGTTCAGCGCGTTTCCGCTGGTGCGCAAGTATCTGAGCGGAGCAACGGCCAGTTCGCTCAACGAGATCAGACTCGTTAACGACTACATGGACGTAAAAGCCCATACCTATATCCCTGCCTACCGCGACGATGAATTCAATGAGGTTCTGGAACGCAGTAGCCATTTGACGTTCAACTCCTGGAGCCAGTGGGATCGGTTTGGAAGCCGGGCCATTGCGGCTGGCGTATCGTGCGGTATTCGGGTCAATCCGCAATACTCGGAAGTAGCAACGGATATGTATAATCCATGCGTGCCTGGTTCGCGGCTGGGCGCCACGCGCGACCAGTTGCCCGACCAGCTACCGGAAGGGCTGGAAGGTATTCATTTTCACACCCTTTGCGAAAACGACTCGTTTACGCTCGAACGAACGCTGGCGGCACTTGAAGAACGTTTTGGCGATCTGCTCCATCAGGCTAAATGGGTCAACATGGGCGGGGGGCACCTGATGACCCGCGAAGGCTACGACACCAGTCACCTTATCGATCTGCTGACAGCCTTTCGTCAGAAGTATCAGGTCGATGTGATTCTGGAACCCGGCTCAGCCATTGCCTGGCAGACCGGTGTTCTGGTTTCGACGGTGCTGGACGTCCTGAATAGTCAGGGCATAGACGTCGCTATTCTCGATACGTCCTTCGCGGCCCACATGCCCGACACGCTTGAAATGCCGTATAAGCCGCGGATTCTTG is from Spirosoma taeanense and encodes:
- a CDS encoding aminopeptidase P family protein, whose product is MRYLPIDNQLFVQNRQRLAALLKPRSLVVLNANDIMPTNADGTMAFRQNNDLFYLTGVDQEETRLVLFPDHPDPKFREVLFLRETSELIEIWEGHKLTKAEAEQTTGMPQKQIYWTNQFEQIFAQMIFEAEHVYLNTNEHTRAGVEVQTRDARFIDEFKQKYPLHRLERLAPLMHYMRAIKKPQEVQLIQTAVDITDKMFRRLLGFIKPGVWEYEIEAEMMHEFIRNRSRGAAYTPIIASGANACVLHYINNSAQCQDGDVILLDLGAEYANYNADMTRSVPVNGRFTQRQRAVYDAVLRVMQEAKQMLRPGNLWDDYHREVGTVMEKELIGLGLLDSNDVASQDPDMPLYKKYFMHGTSHFLGLDVHDVGNKYRKMEPGMVFTVEPGIYIREEKLGIRLENNVLITESGNADLMANIPLEADEIEDLMNR
- a CDS encoding TetR/AcrR family transcriptional regulator, whose amino-acid sequence is MKVVKRRNRQMTMERILRAMGDVMAERGTEKAGINAVADRAGVNKVLIYRYFGGWNGLLEAYVQRGFFLSMFNEKFLESVPDHLPVENRSKVWSDYTIQFMREFRARKPSQELIRWEMTHGETELARRLAAFRDQSYKELADKLAPYSEYDPIAIMSLMISAVTYMVLTSSQRDHIIDIDLHSESGWERLETAIRRIYSGLSFALEHETAKKVEVK
- a CDS encoding WapI family immunity protein, whose amino-acid sequence is MKFISPSGSFEFSILGYGTKTTNWRERNNLLCQVSTIWRQQHDSQAAPLQTWEVGRLLSGLRSLWSKAANHVALTFSEPGLSLEATALPNDKYRLQIQLDHALTPVWHRYPDFPVELEMMLSRTQLQDAIRDLSGQLATYPER
- a CDS encoding saccharopine dehydrogenase family protein: MANVLIIGAGGVGSVVAHKCAMNSEVFTNIMLASRTKSKCDRIAAEIQQMHGVTIQTAQVDADVVAEMVALIRSFNPVLVINVALPYQDLPIMDACLEAGVHYMDTANYEPKDVAKFEYSWQWAYRERFEKAGLMALLGCGFDPGATQVFTAYAAKHHFDRMDYLDIVDCNAGNHGKAFATNFNPEINIREITQPGRYWENGEWVEIPAMSIHKPIEYPEIGARESYVLYHEELESLVKNFPTLKRARFWMTFGQAYLTHLEVLQNVGMTRIDPVKFQGMDIVPLEFLKAVLPAPDTLGENYTGKTSIGCQIKGVKDGADRTYFIWNNCDHAETYREVRGQAVSYTTGVPAMIGAMLMLKGIWMKPGVWNCEELDPDPFIEQMNKQGLPVQERVDIPLPHEYPV
- a CDS encoding energy transducer TonB, whose protein sequence is MLTFSFAKDLYAGIRLRLLITCFGLIAGLLLASVLAVAQPRIHNLRYDLPEEVLTVVEKAPEFPGGMKALGAYLKQTIQYPAEARKAGFIGRVFVGFIVEVDGRLTDIQLLKGVGFGCDEEALRVVRAMPAWKPGSQSGRFVRVRCNLPVHFGRDYLRPKGD
- the nspC gene encoding carboxynorspermidine decarboxylase gives rise to the protein MDTSLHAYIDTVPSPCFVLEEAKLRRNLERIDSVQKAAGVTIILALKGFSMFSAFPLVRKYLSGATASSLNEIRLVNDYMDVKAHTYIPAYRDDEFNEVLERSSHLTFNSWSQWDRFGSRAIAAGVSCGIRVNPQYSEVATDMYNPCVPGSRLGATRDQLPDQLPEGLEGIHFHTLCENDSFTLERTLAALEERFGDLLHQAKWVNMGGGHLMTREGYDTSHLIDLLTAFRQKYQVDVILEPGSAIAWQTGVLVSTVLDVLNSQGIDVAILDTSFAAHMPDTLEMPYKPRILGSYHEPVAGKPTYRLGGMTCLAGDFMGDYSFDQPLKIGDRLVFDDMIHYTMVKTTTFNGVNLPSIGIWKEQNQFELVRTFGYDSFKDRLS